A single region of the Bacillus cereus genome encodes:
- the abc-f gene encoding ribosomal protection-like ABC-F family protein: MTILIARNIEKSFGDRTIFTLPSLEIQANDRIGIVGVNGAGKSTLLQILSKEVEADKGTVTHHSSIAIIPQLSEGIPETASSLAKGKWNISNVANSMSGGERMRLKIAHALEQDAGILFADEPTGHLDMFGTEQLEKALLSYKGALVLISHDRDFLNTICTKIIEIEDGIIQEYKGNYSNYRKQKERERIQKQAEYDQYIQEKNRLEQSILQRKQRASSMTKIPTRFSSSESKLYKLSGAHGQENVSKVAKVLEIRLEKLEKKEKPKDFSQAQFDVQYHTPIHSKAVVQFNKATKKIGDRTLFKNMNGTIAPGAKLAILGANGSGKTTLFKMLLANERGIQLSKSCKIGYFEQTLSILKTDKTILENVLEETNYTESFVRTILARLLFRREDVHKLVHVLSGGERMKVALAKVFLGNYNMLLLDEPTNYLDLATQEELESMLQEYPGTILFISHDRAFIRSVANHILQVDESEPRIFHGNYEQYTKRTTQASVNVTEQELLRLQTKLTEIISRISIPNQHDDITFLEQEYEKLLVRIQQCKEAL; encoded by the coding sequence ATGACTATTTTAATCGCACGTAATATCGAAAAGAGCTTTGGTGATCGCACCATATTTACGTTACCATCACTAGAAATTCAAGCAAACGATCGTATAGGAATTGTCGGAGTCAACGGAGCTGGAAAATCTACGTTATTACAAATATTAAGTAAAGAAGTAGAAGCTGACAAAGGCACAGTAACTCATCATAGTTCTATCGCCATCATTCCACAGCTTAGCGAGGGGATACCGGAAACCGCTTCTTCCCTCGCTAAAGGCAAATGGAATATTTCAAACGTCGCAAATTCAATGAGCGGCGGTGAACGAATGCGCCTAAAGATCGCCCATGCCCTCGAACAAGATGCAGGCATTCTATTTGCTGATGAACCAACAGGTCACTTAGATATGTTTGGTACAGAGCAATTAGAAAAGGCACTTTTATCTTATAAAGGTGCACTTGTTTTAATATCACATGATCGTGACTTCCTAAATACCATATGTACCAAAATCATCGAAATTGAAGACGGCATAATTCAAGAGTACAAAGGGAATTATTCAAACTATCGGAAGCAAAAAGAACGTGAGCGAATACAAAAGCAAGCAGAATATGATCAATATATACAAGAAAAAAATCGGTTAGAACAGTCAATTTTGCAAAGAAAGCAACGTGCTTCTAGCATGACAAAAATCCCAACACGGTTCAGTTCATCTGAATCTAAACTTTATAAGTTAAGCGGGGCTCATGGGCAAGAAAATGTTAGCAAAGTAGCGAAAGTACTAGAAATACGCCTTGAAAAGTTAGAAAAGAAAGAAAAGCCGAAAGACTTTTCTCAAGCTCAGTTTGACGTACAATACCACACACCAATTCATAGCAAAGCGGTTGTACAGTTCAATAAAGCAACAAAGAAAATAGGTGACCGTACACTATTTAAAAATATGAATGGAACTATTGCCCCTGGTGCAAAACTTGCTATTTTAGGGGCAAATGGAAGCGGAAAAACAACTTTGTTCAAGATGCTTCTCGCGAATGAGCGTGGCATCCAGCTTTCGAAAAGTTGTAAAATTGGATACTTTGAACAAACATTATCTATTTTAAAAACAGATAAAACAATTTTAGAAAACGTTCTAGAAGAAACAAACTATACAGAATCGTTCGTTCGAACAATTCTTGCAAGGCTCCTATTCCGCCGTGAAGATGTTCATAAACTTGTGCACGTCTTAAGTGGTGGAGAACGAATGAAGGTTGCACTCGCAAAAGTATTTTTAGGAAACTATAATATGCTTCTGCTCGACGAACCGACAAACTATTTAGACTTAGCAACGCAAGAAGAATTAGAAAGCATGTTACAGGAGTATCCTGGCACAATACTTTTCATTAGCCATGACCGTGCCTTTATTCGTTCTGTTGCAAACCATATTCTACAAGTAGATGAGAGCGAACCAAGAATATTCCACGGCAATTACGAGCAATACACAAAAAGAACCACCCAAGCTTCTGTAAACGTTACTGAACAAGAGTTATTACGATTACAAACAAAATTAACAGAAATCATCAGCCGGATTTCTATCCCAAATCAGCATGATGACATCACATTTCTCGAACAAGAATACGAAAAATTATTAGTTCGAATTCAGCAGTGTAAAGAAGCACTCTAA
- a CDS encoding YbjQ family protein → MIVTTTSTIQGKEIIDYIDIVNGEAIMGANIVRDLFASVRDVVGGRAGAYESKLKEARDIAMEEMKTLARQKNANAIVGIDVDYEVVREGMLMVAVSGTAVRI, encoded by the coding sequence ATGATTGTAACAACAACGTCTACAATTCAAGGAAAAGAAATTATTGATTATATCGATATCGTCAACGGAGAAGCAATTATGGGGGCGAATATCGTTCGTGACCTATTTGCTTCTGTCCGTGACGTTGTCGGTGGTCGTGCTGGCGCTTATGAAAGCAAATTAAAAGAAGCGCGCGACATTGCAATGGAAGAGATGAAAACTCTCGCAAGACAAAAAAATGCGAACGCAATTGTTGGTATCGACGTGGATTACGAAGTCGTTCGCGAAGGGATGCTAATGGTTGCGGTGAGCGGGACTGCTGTCCGTATATAA
- a CDS encoding ABC transporter ATP-binding protein — protein sequence MLRKFFSYYKPYKGLFVLDFSCAVIAGLLELGFPLIVNQFIDKLLPGQNWTLILWACLGLFAVYVLNAGLQYVVTYWGHMLGVNIETDMRQKLFDHIQKLSFRFFDNNKTGHLISRLTNDLMEIGEIAHHGPEDLFIAVMTLIGAFSFMMMINWKLALLTFFVIPFLLWLALYFNKKMTGTFRRLFSDVADFNACIENNVGGIRVVQAFGNEKFEKDQFAVNNARFRTTKLMAYKIMALNSSISYMLMRLVTLFVLICGTWFVLQGELTYGGFIGFVLLTNIFFRPIEKINAVIESYPKGIAGFKRYVELLETEPDIVDSKDAIEVKHVHGDIQYNNITFGYENKEPILNDINLKIHAGETVAFVGPSGAGKTTLCSLLPRFYEQSSGSIQIDGIDTKEMTLSSLRKQIGIVQQDVFLFSGTIRENIAYGNLKASEADIWQAVKRAQLEDLIYSQPEGLDTVIGERGVKLSGGQKQRLAIARMFLKNPPILILDEATSALDTETELAIQKSLAELAVGRTTLVIAHRLATIKNADRIVVVNKDGIAEQGSHEELIEQGGGYSRLYEAQFSS from the coding sequence ATGCTACGTAAATTTTTTTCTTACTATAAACCGTACAAAGGTTTATTTGTACTCGATTTTTCTTGCGCAGTTATCGCAGGATTACTGGAACTTGGTTTCCCGCTTATCGTAAATCAATTTATTGATAAGTTATTACCAGGACAAAACTGGACACTTATTTTATGGGCTTGTCTCGGTTTATTCGCAGTTTATGTGTTAAATGCAGGTTTGCAATATGTTGTTACATACTGGGGACATATGCTTGGTGTTAACATTGAAACAGATATGAGGCAGAAATTATTTGATCACATTCAAAAGCTATCATTCAGATTTTTTGATAATAATAAAACAGGTCATTTAATTTCACGTCTTACAAATGATTTAATGGAAATTGGGGAAATTGCTCACCACGGACCAGAAGATTTATTCATCGCCGTAATGACTTTAATTGGGGCATTTTCATTTATGATGATGATCAACTGGAAATTGGCACTTCTAACATTCTTCGTGATTCCATTCTTATTATGGTTGGCACTTTATTTCAATAAAAAAATGACAGGTACGTTTAGACGTTTATTCTCAGACGTTGCTGATTTCAATGCATGTATTGAGAACAACGTTGGTGGTATCCGCGTTGTACAAGCATTCGGAAATGAAAAGTTTGAGAAAGATCAATTTGCTGTAAACAATGCTCGTTTCCGTACAACGAAATTAATGGCGTATAAAATTATGGCGCTAAATTCGTCAATTAGTTATATGCTCATGCGTCTCGTAACGCTCTTCGTATTAATATGTGGTACATGGTTTGTACTGCAAGGTGAATTAACGTACGGCGGATTTATCGGATTCGTCTTATTAACGAATATTTTCTTCCGACCAATTGAAAAAATTAACGCGGTTATTGAAAGCTATCCGAAAGGAATCGCAGGTTTTAAAAGATATGTAGAACTTCTTGAAACAGAGCCTGATATCGTGGATTCTAAAGATGCGATAGAAGTAAAACATGTACATGGTGATATTCAATATAACAACATTACGTTCGGATATGAAAATAAAGAACCGATTTTAAATGATATTAATTTGAAAATACATGCAGGTGAAACAGTTGCTTTTGTTGGGCCATCAGGGGCAGGGAAAACAACACTATGTAGTTTATTACCACGTTTTTATGAGCAATCATCTGGTTCAATTCAAATTGATGGCATTGATACGAAAGAGATGACGTTGTCGTCACTTCGTAAGCAAATTGGAATTGTGCAGCAAGATGTTTTCTTATTCTCAGGAACAATTCGTGAAAATATCGCTTACGGAAACTTAAAAGCCTCAGAAGCTGATATTTGGCAGGCGGTAAAACGTGCCCAGTTGGAGGACTTAATTTACTCACAACCAGAGGGCTTAGATACAGTTATCGGTGAACGTGGTGTAAAACTTTCAGGAGGACAAAAGCAACGCTTAGCAATTGCTCGCATGTTCTTGAAAAACCCACCGATTTTAATTTTAGATGAAGCAACTTCTGCGCTAGATACAGAGACGGAACTTGCTATCCAAAAATCACTTGCAGAATTAGCTGTTGGCCGTACAACATTAGTTATCGCTCACAGACTTGCAACTATTAAAAATGCAGATCGTATCGTCGTTGTAAATAAAGATGGTATTGCAGAACAAGGTTCGCATGAGGAACTAATTGAGCAAGGCGGAGGGTATAGCCGATTATACGAAGCTCAGTTTAGTTCGTAA
- a CDS encoding polysaccharide lyase, translated as MKKILAISVLSVGLLVGGIVLVDRRETVTQSDISKKEKKFKKINDPIMLEDSFQSGLEKWKISINDPENPNNLDTETIMQRVHVVDAPDMPGDHKAVQFFVPHSQGQFRSEIAQPHEEGFHERWYTARIYIPQDWVFDTNSGIDIVMQWHAVLGNERVDKDFPELAIAVEGNRWSIQRAFGPAANIKRDSKTLDEPVQKGVWSSWVIHAEWSSRNNGLLQIWKDGKVVWKVQGPNAYATRARTPYLKTGIYHPHWNPKYFELEAGPVKERKIFIADVKIGNERATYQDMMTKDDSSKKKKQTSGTSE; from the coding sequence ATGAAAAAAATTCTTGCTATATCTGTTCTATCTGTTGGTTTACTTGTAGGTGGTATCGTATTGGTTGATAGAAGAGAGACGGTGACTCAATCGGATATCTCAAAAAAAGAAAAGAAGTTTAAGAAAATAAACGATCCTATCATGTTAGAAGATAGCTTTCAATCCGGACTAGAAAAATGGAAAATATCTATCAACGACCCAGAAAATCCTAACAACCTAGATACTGAAACGATCATGCAGCGTGTACATGTAGTAGATGCGCCCGACATGCCGGGAGATCACAAAGCAGTGCAGTTCTTTGTTCCGCATTCTCAAGGACAGTTCCGTTCGGAAATTGCACAGCCACACGAAGAAGGGTTCCACGAACGTTGGTATACAGCACGGATTTATATCCCACAGGATTGGGTGTTCGACACCAATAGTGGCATCGATATCGTCATGCAATGGCACGCCGTGCTCGGCAATGAGCGGGTCGATAAAGATTTTCCAGAATTGGCTATTGCAGTGGAAGGTAACAGATGGAGTATACAACGTGCATTCGGTCCTGCTGCGAATATAAAACGCGATTCTAAGACATTGGATGAACCGGTGCAAAAAGGAGTCTGGTCTTCTTGGGTAATCCATGCAGAGTGGTCATCAAGGAACAACGGATTGCTACAAATATGGAAGGATGGAAAAGTTGTATGGAAAGTGCAAGGTCCTAACGCCTATGCAACACGCGCGCGTACGCCTTACTTAAAGACAGGGATTTACCATCCACATTGGAACCCGAAGTACTTCGAGCTGGAAGCTGGTCCGGTGAAAGAACGGAAGATTTTTATCGCTGATGTCAAGATTGGAAACGAACGGGCGACCTACCAGGACATGATGACCAAAGATGATTCCTCAAAGAAGAAAAAACAGACCTCCGGAACAAGTGAGTGA
- a CDS encoding PDZ domain-containing protein — MEAWLFEILRAVGRFFLHPAVYVFLISSIFVGYLRILRERKDFSFKVYDIWFELRTTLFAGIKYGLIVSIITVGLGLVVSKASLWAILLWTLLFGLTAMYRYLSVAYTFGIAIAFVLLSSKMPVSFLQLGEGEEGTIVSLAILLGVMLVVEGLLISKNAVRYSTPKIKKGKRGLRIGLHESNRLWLVPVFILIPGDAVTGFIPWWPVVSIGSTTYSLFLVPFLIGFMRTIRSYEPTEALLFTGRRVYGLAGLVLVLGIASYWWHVFAIIAMGVAMLGRFTISMQEKIVDETRPAYFAARNDGLVVLDTIPNTIGAEMHLKPGEVITKVNGVIPRSTEEFYDALQTKTTGAFCKLEVLDTNGELRLAQTALYAGGHHELGVVFVQQEHEWDSEAM; from the coding sequence GTGGAGGCATGGCTTTTTGAAATACTACGAGCAGTTGGACGTTTTTTCTTACACCCTGCTGTCTATGTATTTTTAATTAGTAGTATCTTCGTTGGATACTTACGTATATTAAGAGAACGAAAAGATTTTTCTTTTAAAGTATATGATATTTGGTTTGAACTGCGAACAACTCTATTTGCAGGTATTAAGTACGGATTAATCGTATCTATTATTACGGTCGGGCTCGGGCTCGTCGTTTCAAAAGCGAGTTTATGGGCAATTTTACTTTGGACGTTATTATTTGGATTAACTGCTATGTATCGATATTTATCTGTAGCTTATACGTTCGGTATCGCTATTGCATTCGTGTTGTTATCGTCTAAGATGCCAGTTTCCTTCTTACAGCTTGGAGAAGGTGAAGAGGGTACGATTGTATCCCTTGCTATTTTACTAGGCGTTATGCTCGTTGTAGAGGGTTTATTAATCTCTAAAAATGCAGTGCGATATTCTACGCCGAAAATTAAAAAAGGTAAGCGTGGGCTACGAATTGGGCTACATGAATCAAATCGTTTATGGCTTGTACCAGTATTTATTCTTATACCAGGAGACGCGGTGACAGGATTTATTCCTTGGTGGCCTGTCGTTTCAATAGGCTCAACTACATACTCTTTATTCCTCGTTCCATTTTTAATTGGATTTATGAGAACGATTAGAAGTTATGAGCCAACGGAAGCTTTATTATTTACAGGAAGACGTGTATATGGACTAGCAGGACTCGTGCTCGTTTTAGGAATCGCAAGTTATTGGTGGCACGTATTCGCGATAATCGCGATGGGAGTCGCAATGCTTGGACGTTTCACAATCTCGATGCAAGAAAAAATTGTGGATGAGACAAGGCCGGCGTACTTTGCCGCACGTAATGATGGGCTCGTTGTGCTAGATACAATTCCGAATACAATTGGGGCAGAGATGCATTTAAAGCCTGGAGAAGTTATTACGAAAGTAAATGGAGTCATTCCAAGAAGTACAGAAGAGTTTTATGATGCGCTTCAAACGAAGACAACAGGAGCATTTTGTAAATTAGAAGTATTAGATACAAATGGGGAGCTTCGTCTTGCTCAAACGGCATTATACGCCGGGGGACATCACGAATTGGGTGTTGTATTTGTTCAGCAGGAGCATGAGTGGGATTCGGAAGCGATGTAA
- a CDS encoding S41 family peptidase — MPFATPPVCSGKGNSALKRRVAIIGMVVAFLIGAGGMFGGMYWFGINPAYVTQTVSNGNAGTAQGNLAKINEAYALIDSRYVEDVKDDKLVEGAIQGMLSTLKDPYSTYMDKETAKQFSQSLDPELEGIGAEVNKTDGKLIIVSPIKGSPAEKIGIKPNDQILSVDGNSVKDLSREEAVLKIRGKKGTTVAIEIKRAGVADPIVFKIKREKIPIFTVFSSVKQESGKDIGYMQITSFAENTAKEFKDQLKELEKKHIAGLVIDVRGNPGGYLNSVEDILGDIMTDKKPMLQVEQRNGEKKKFSTELKERKSYPISVLIDNGSASASEILAGALKEGEGYDLIGEKTFGKGTVQQAVPFKDGSNIKLTMFKWLTPDGNWIHKKGIAPTVEVKQPDYYHATPIQIEKTLSYNSNDVQVKHAQEMLKSLGYVPGRDDGYFSKETESALKAFQNANEMEATGQLDKKTAEAIQNKIIEKIRSGENDLQLQTALKLIAK; from the coding sequence ATGCCTTTTGCTACACCACCTGTGTGTTCTGGAAAGGGGAATTCCGCATTGAAACGTAGAGTTGCAATTATTGGAATGGTTGTTGCATTTTTAATTGGTGCTGGCGGGATGTTTGGTGGTATGTACTGGTTTGGGATAAACCCAGCGTATGTAACGCAAACAGTATCGAATGGTAATGCTGGCACAGCGCAAGGGAATTTGGCAAAAATTAATGAGGCGTATGCACTAATTGATTCACGTTATGTGGAAGACGTGAAAGACGACAAGTTAGTCGAAGGTGCAATACAAGGCATGTTGTCTACGCTGAAGGACCCTTATTCCACGTATATGGATAAAGAAACGGCAAAACAGTTTAGTCAATCACTAGATCCTGAACTTGAAGGGATTGGAGCTGAAGTGAACAAAACGGACGGTAAGCTTATTATCGTATCGCCAATTAAAGGTTCACCAGCAGAAAAGATAGGAATTAAACCAAATGACCAAATTTTATCTGTAGATGGAAATAGTGTGAAAGATTTATCACGTGAAGAAGCAGTATTGAAAATTCGTGGTAAAAAAGGAACGACTGTTGCAATTGAAATTAAGCGCGCAGGAGTGGCTGATCCGATTGTATTTAAAATTAAGCGTGAAAAGATTCCAATCTTTACTGTATTTAGTTCCGTAAAGCAAGAGAGCGGAAAAGATATCGGTTATATGCAAATTACTTCTTTTGCTGAAAATACTGCGAAAGAATTTAAGGATCAGTTAAAAGAATTAGAGAAGAAACATATAGCAGGCTTAGTTATTGACGTACGTGGTAATCCTGGTGGCTATTTAAATAGTGTAGAAGACATACTAGGAGACATCATGACAGATAAAAAGCCAATGTTGCAAGTAGAGCAGCGAAATGGTGAGAAGAAGAAATTCTCTACGGAACTGAAAGAAAGAAAGTCATATCCAATTTCAGTATTAATTGATAATGGAAGTGCTTCTGCTTCAGAGATTTTAGCTGGTGCGCTAAAAGAAGGAGAAGGATACGATTTAATTGGTGAAAAAACGTTTGGTAAAGGTACTGTCCAACAAGCTGTTCCATTTAAAGATGGCAGCAACATTAAATTAACGATGTTTAAATGGTTAACACCGGACGGTAATTGGATTCATAAAAAAGGAATCGCGCCAACTGTAGAAGTGAAGCAACCAGATTATTATCACGCGACACCAATTCAAATTGAAAAGACACTTTCATACAATTCGAATGATGTGCAAGTAAAACACGCGCAAGAAATGCTCAAGAGCTTAGGATATGTACCAGGCCGTGATGATGGATACTTTAGTAAAGAGACAGAATCAGCACTGAAAGCATTCCAAAATGCAAATGAGATGGAAGCGACAGGACAACTTGATAAAAAGACAGCTGAAGCAATTCAAAATAAGATCATTGAAAAAATCCGTTCTGGAGAAAACGATTTACAATTACAAACGGCATTGAAATTAATAGCGAAATAA
- the ftsX gene encoding permease-like cell division protein FtsX, translating to MKAKTLSRHLREGVKNLSRNGWMTFASVSAVTVTLLLVGVFLTAIMNMNHFATKVEQDVEIRVHIDPAAKEADQKKLEEDMSKIAKVDSIKYSSKEEELKRLIKSLGDSGKTFELFEQDNPLKDVFVVKAKEPTDTATIAKKIEKMQFVSNVQYGKGQVEKLFDTVKTGRNIGIALIAGLLFTAMFLISNTIKITIYARSTEIEIMKLVGATNWFIRWPFLLEGLFLGVLGSIIPIGLILVIYNSLQGVFNEKLGGTIFELLPYNPFVFQLAGLLVLIGALIGMWGSVMSIRRFLKV from the coding sequence ATGAAGGCTAAGACCCTTAGTCGACATTTGCGAGAAGGTGTAAAAAATCTATCCCGTAACGGATGGATGACATTTGCCTCTGTAAGTGCAGTAACAGTTACATTATTACTTGTAGGTGTCTTTTTAACAGCGATTATGAATATGAACCATTTTGCGACGAAAGTAGAGCAAGATGTAGAAATTCGTGTGCATATTGATCCAGCAGCAAAAGAAGCTGATCAAAAGAAATTAGAAGAAGATATGAGTAAAATTGCGAAAGTAGATTCTATTAAATATTCTTCTAAAGAAGAAGAGTTGAAACGTTTAATTAAAAGCTTAGGCGATAGTGGAAAAACGTTCGAATTATTTGAGCAAGATAACCCACTGAAAGACGTATTTGTTGTAAAGGCGAAAGAGCCGACTGATACGGCAACAATTGCGAAAAAGATTGAGAAAATGCAGTTTGTAAGTAATGTTCAATACGGTAAAGGTCAAGTTGAAAAATTATTTGATACTGTAAAAACTGGTCGTAACATCGGGATTGCGTTAATTGCTGGTCTTCTATTCACAGCGATGTTCTTAATCTCTAACACAATTAAAATTACAATTTATGCTCGTAGTACTGAGATTGAAATTATGAAACTTGTTGGTGCAACAAACTGGTTTATTCGTTGGCCGTTCTTGTTAGAGGGATTATTCCTAGGAGTATTAGGATCAATTATTCCAATTGGCCTAATTTTAGTTATATATAATTCATTGCAAGGTGTGTTTAATGAAAAACTTGGCGGAACAATTTTCGAGCTTCTACCATACAACCCATTCGTATTCCAATTAGCTGGTTTATTAGTGTTAATCGGTGCATTAATCGGTATGTGGGGAAGTGTAATGTCAATTCGTCGCTTCTTAAAAGTATAA
- the ftsE gene encoding cell division ATP-binding protein FtsE translates to MIKMTNVYKEYPNGMKAIAGLTVNIKQGEFVYVVGPSGAGKSTFIKMMYREEKPSTGSINVNGLVIETLAERDVPYFRRQLGVIFQDFKLLPKLTVYENVAFALEVIEEEPDAIRERVTEVLGLVGLDDRADALPSELSGGEQQRVAIARAIVNRPKVVIADEPTGNLDIETALDIMKIFKRINERGTTIVMATHNADIVNTIRHRVIAIEGGKIVRDEIEGGYGYEG, encoded by the coding sequence ATGATAAAAATGACGAATGTTTATAAGGAGTACCCAAATGGTATGAAAGCCATTGCTGGTCTCACAGTTAACATTAAACAAGGTGAATTCGTATACGTAGTTGGACCGAGTGGAGCCGGAAAATCTACATTTATTAAAATGATGTATCGTGAAGAGAAGCCATCTACAGGATCAATTAATGTAAATGGACTTGTGATTGAAACATTAGCAGAAAGAGATGTTCCATATTTCCGTCGTCAATTAGGCGTAATTTTCCAAGATTTTAAATTGCTACCTAAATTAACGGTATATGAGAATGTTGCGTTTGCTTTAGAGGTAATTGAAGAAGAACCAGATGCGATTCGTGAACGTGTTACAGAAGTGTTAGGTCTTGTAGGTCTAGATGATCGTGCAGATGCACTTCCAAGTGAACTTTCAGGCGGAGAGCAACAACGTGTGGCTATTGCGAGAGCGATTGTAAATAGACCAAAGGTTGTAATTGCCGATGAGCCAACAGGTAACTTAGATATTGAAACGGCTCTTGATATTATGAAGATTTTTAAACGTATTAATGAGCGTGGTACAACGATTGTTATGGCGACACATAACGCAGATATCGTAAATACAATTCGTCATCGCGTAATTGCAATTGAAGGCGGAAAAATTGTTCGAGACGAGATTGAGGGAGGATACGGATATGAAGGCTAA
- the cccB gene encoding cytochrome c551: MKKKLLAIALGTSVVFALGACGNKEESKPSKQSASADSAEQIFQRSCAGCHATDLSGATGPDLRKVGGKYDAADIEEIIKKGRGSMSPGLIQGEDAKKVAEWLAEHK; the protein is encoded by the coding sequence GTGAAAAAGAAATTGTTGGCTATTGCGTTAGGAACATCAGTCGTTTTTGCTTTAGGAGCATGTGGAAATAAAGAAGAAAGTAAACCCTCGAAACAATCTGCAAGTGCAGATAGTGCAGAACAAATTTTCCAAAGAAGTTGTGCTGGATGTCACGCGACAGATTTATCAGGGGCAACTGGACCTGATTTAAGAAAAGTAGGCGGTAAGTATGATGCTGCAGATATCGAGGAAATTATTAAAAAAGGACGCGGTTCAATGTCACCAGGACTTATTCAAGGTGAGGACGCGAAAAAAGTAGCTGAATGGTTAGCTGAACATAAATAA